One window from the genome of Amycolatopsis sp. NBC_01480 encodes:
- a CDS encoding CGNR zinc finger domain-containing protein, with protein MEHAFPCENPALDFVGTLRARRNPDPLEKLCSPSSLDAWFVESGTADFRPDSTSRDLAAALRLREAIYALVAARLRHQSYVDEALTVVNRAASRPPVVPRLTHQGRRVAATTEQALSAIARAGVEILGGSDAGLLKECGRPECTQVYLDRSRGFRREWCSMITCGNKMKAAAYRARRRANQP; from the coding sequence ATGGAGCACGCCTTCCCCTGCGAGAACCCGGCGCTGGACTTCGTCGGCACGCTGCGCGCCCGGCGCAACCCGGACCCGCTGGAGAAACTGTGCTCACCAAGCAGCCTGGACGCCTGGTTCGTCGAATCCGGCACGGCGGACTTCCGCCCGGATTCGACGAGCCGGGACCTCGCGGCGGCGTTGCGCCTGCGCGAGGCGATCTACGCGCTGGTCGCCGCCCGGCTCCGACATCAGTCCTATGTGGACGAGGCGCTCACGGTGGTCAACCGCGCGGCGAGCCGGCCGCCGGTGGTCCCCCGGCTCACCCACCAGGGCCGCCGGGTCGCGGCCACCACCGAGCAGGCGCTGTCCGCGATCGCGCGCGCCGGCGTCGAAATCCTCGGCGGCTCCGACGCCGGCCTGCTCAAGGAATGCGGCCGCCCCGAGTGCACCCAGGTCTACCTCGACCGCTCCCGCGGGTTCCGCCGCGAGTGGTGCAGCATGATCACCTGCGGCAACAAGATGAAGGCCGCCGCCTACCGCGCCCGCCGGCGCGCGAACCAGCCCTAA
- a CDS encoding ABC transporter ATP-binding protein → MSTDTETSQITAKADTPAEKSRWLRRLGGYVLRHRRELVIALGAAVLGSACQTVVPLLERQIVDGVILSDNAELWPWLVALLVVAAAAFMFAYQRRYRGGRVALAVQYDLRNEMHAHLQRMDFANLDRMPTGQLVARATSDSALVQGLLGLLPILSGNILLLLLSLGVMLVLSPLLALVSLVVVPLLLVVSYRMRRRIFPATWAAQQREGDLVQIVDEDVNGVRVVKAFGQEDRELKRVADTAGDLYGTQLRAVRLQARFQPLLQAIPSLGQVAILVFGGWLALRHELSLGTFLAFSTYVGQMMAPARQLAAVLSIGQQARAGVERIFQLLDLPPAIADPPDAVELPPARGEIRFDNVHFGYSGDAEVLRGFDLHIGAGERVALIGPSGSGKTTATMLVSRFHDPVSGAVLVDGHDVRSLKLQSLRSQVGVVFEESFLFSDSIRANIAYGRPGATDEEVIAAAEVAEAHGFVSALAQGYDTVVGERGLSLSGGQRQRIALARAILTDPRILVLDDATSAVDANTEESINSSLRTVLAGRTTLLVAHRRSTLHLADRVVVLDGGVVADQGSHEELVARSALYRSLLTGLDEAAAEKVGDRIEVLSTITESAWQSPAAQGNGGRLATANTRAPSLGSGLGGSAGGSWRSALPPTPDLLARVEELKPIRDFADVDLAEESQQQRGFSLGSILRQFRLPLLLGLLLVVVDAVASVIGPVFVKTGIDDGVLQGSQVVLFTASGLFLVITLAALLDEVAETFVTGRTAQRVMLSLRIRIWAQLQRLSLDYYEREMAGRIMTRMTTDVDQFESLIENGLLSALVALVTFGGVGVTLVVVNPELGLCTLAVVIPLAIATVIFRRRAARLYDVARDRVAIVNADFQESLSGVRESQAFAHEDETVRRFRRLGRDYLDSRFSAQRLAATYFPFVQFLSAGADAIVLGVGAGMIHSGHLTAGALIAFILYIDLFFSPIQQLSQVFDSWLQTRISVNRIAELMRLETLTPPPADPVDPGRLHGQITFSDVRFSYPTAPARTTGERRGPADPRLMAGSLAPGAKPPEALREIDLTIAAGETVALVGETGAGKSTVIKLLSRFYDPDAGVVRVDGHDLRSLDLAGYRGQLGYVPQEAFLFTGTVRDNIAYGRAEATDAEVEAAARTVGAHDFVASLSGGYRHEIAERGRSLSAGQRQLLALARAQLVDPAILLLDEATSNLDLAAEARVAAAMQTLAHGRTTIVIAHRLQTARTADRIVVLDRGRVAETGSHDELLAREGRYAGMWQAFELLSGRA, encoded by the coding sequence GTGAGCACCGACACCGAAACCTCCCAGATCACCGCGAAAGCGGACACCCCGGCGGAAAAGTCGCGCTGGCTGCGCCGGCTCGGCGGCTACGTGCTGCGGCACCGGCGCGAGCTGGTGATCGCGCTCGGCGCCGCCGTGCTCGGCAGCGCGTGCCAGACCGTGGTGCCACTGCTGGAGCGCCAGATCGTCGACGGGGTGATCCTGAGCGACAACGCCGAGCTGTGGCCGTGGCTGGTCGCGCTGCTCGTGGTCGCCGCGGCCGCCTTTATGTTCGCGTACCAGCGGCGCTACCGCGGCGGGCGGGTGGCGCTGGCTGTGCAGTACGACCTGCGCAACGAGATGCACGCCCACCTGCAGCGCATGGACTTCGCGAACCTCGACCGGATGCCGACCGGGCAGCTGGTGGCGCGGGCGACGTCGGACTCCGCACTGGTGCAGGGCCTGCTCGGGCTGCTGCCGATCCTGAGCGGGAACATCCTGCTGCTCCTGCTTTCCCTCGGCGTGATGCTGGTCCTGTCCCCGCTGCTCGCGCTGGTCAGCCTGGTGGTCGTGCCGCTGCTGCTGGTCGTCTCGTACCGGATGCGGCGGCGAATCTTCCCCGCGACCTGGGCCGCGCAGCAGCGTGAGGGCGACCTGGTGCAGATCGTCGACGAGGACGTGAACGGCGTCCGCGTGGTCAAGGCGTTCGGCCAGGAAGACCGTGAGCTGAAGCGCGTCGCGGACACCGCGGGCGATCTCTACGGCACGCAGCTGCGCGCGGTCCGGCTGCAGGCGCGGTTTCAGCCGCTGCTGCAAGCGATCCCGTCGCTCGGGCAGGTGGCGATCCTGGTGTTCGGCGGCTGGCTGGCGCTGCGCCACGAGCTGAGCCTCGGCACGTTCCTGGCCTTCTCCACCTACGTCGGGCAGATGATGGCGCCCGCGCGGCAGCTCGCCGCGGTGCTGTCGATCGGGCAGCAGGCCCGGGCCGGCGTCGAGCGGATCTTCCAGCTGCTCGACCTGCCGCCCGCCATCGCCGACCCGCCGGACGCGGTGGAGCTGCCGCCGGCCCGCGGCGAGATCCGCTTCGACAACGTCCACTTCGGATACTCCGGTGACGCGGAAGTGCTGCGCGGCTTCGATCTCCACATCGGCGCCGGCGAGCGCGTCGCGCTGATCGGCCCGAGCGGCAGCGGCAAGACCACCGCGACCATGCTCGTCTCCCGCTTCCACGACCCGGTTTCCGGCGCGGTCCTGGTGGACGGCCACGACGTCCGTTCGCTGAAGCTCCAGTCGCTGCGTTCACAGGTCGGCGTGGTGTTCGAGGAGAGTTTCCTGTTCTCCGACAGCATCCGCGCCAACATCGCCTACGGCCGCCCCGGCGCCACCGACGAGGAGGTCATCGCCGCGGCGGAAGTGGCCGAGGCCCACGGTTTCGTGTCCGCCCTCGCCCAGGGTTACGACACGGTGGTCGGCGAACGCGGGCTCTCGCTGTCCGGCGGGCAACGGCAGCGGATCGCGCTGGCCCGCGCGATCCTCACCGACCCGCGGATCCTGGTGCTGGACGACGCCACGAGCGCCGTCGACGCGAACACCGAGGAGTCCATCAACTCCTCGCTCCGCACCGTGCTGGCCGGGCGCACCACGCTGCTCGTCGCGCACCGCCGCTCGACGCTGCACCTGGCCGACCGCGTGGTCGTGCTGGACGGCGGCGTGGTCGCCGACCAGGGCAGCCACGAGGAGCTGGTGGCCCGCAGCGCGCTCTACCGCAGCCTGCTGACCGGGCTGGACGAGGCGGCCGCGGAGAAGGTCGGCGACCGCATCGAAGTGCTGAGCACGATCACCGAGTCCGCGTGGCAAAGCCCGGCGGCACAAGGGAACGGCGGGCGCCTGGCCACCGCGAACACCCGCGCGCCGAGCCTCGGCAGCGGGCTGGGCGGCTCGGCGGGCGGCAGCTGGCGCAGTGCGCTGCCGCCGACGCCGGACCTGCTCGCCCGCGTCGAAGAGCTGAAGCCGATCCGCGACTTCGCCGACGTCGATCTGGCCGAGGAATCCCAGCAGCAGCGCGGGTTCTCGCTCGGCTCGATCCTGCGGCAGTTCCGCCTGCCGCTGCTGCTCGGCCTGCTGCTGGTGGTCGTCGACGCCGTCGCTTCCGTGATCGGTCCGGTGTTCGTGAAGACCGGCATCGACGACGGCGTGCTGCAGGGCTCGCAGGTGGTGCTGTTCACCGCGTCCGGGCTGTTCCTGGTGATCACGCTCGCCGCGCTGCTGGACGAGGTCGCCGAGACCTTCGTGACCGGCCGGACCGCGCAGCGGGTGATGCTGTCGCTGCGGATCCGGATCTGGGCGCAGCTGCAACGCCTTTCGCTCGACTACTACGAGCGCGAGATGGCCGGCCGGATCATGACCCGGATGACCACCGACGTCGACCAGTTCGAGTCGCTGATCGAAAACGGGCTGCTCTCGGCGCTGGTCGCGCTGGTCACCTTCGGCGGGGTCGGGGTCACGCTCGTGGTGGTGAACCCGGAGCTGGGCCTGTGCACGCTGGCCGTGGTGATCCCGCTGGCGATCGCGACGGTGATCTTCCGCCGCCGCGCGGCCCGGCTGTACGACGTGGCCCGCGACCGCGTCGCGATCGTCAACGCGGACTTCCAGGAAAGCCTTTCCGGTGTCCGCGAATCGCAGGCCTTCGCGCACGAAGACGAGACGGTGCGCCGGTTCCGCCGGCTCGGCCGCGACTACCTCGACTCGCGGTTCTCCGCCCAGCGGCTCGCCGCGACGTACTTCCCGTTCGTGCAGTTCCTCTCCGCGGGCGCCGACGCGATCGTGCTCGGCGTCGGCGCCGGGATGATCCACTCCGGACACTTGACGGCGGGCGCGCTGATCGCGTTCATCCTCTACATCGACCTGTTCTTCTCCCCCATCCAGCAGCTCTCGCAGGTGTTCGACTCCTGGCTGCAGACGCGGATCTCGGTCAACCGCATCGCCGAGCTGATGCGATTGGAGACACTCACTCCGCCGCCCGCCGACCCGGTCGACCCGGGCCGGTTGCACGGGCAGATCACCTTCAGCGACGTTCGGTTCTCCTACCCGACCGCCCCCGCGCGGACCACCGGGGAACGCCGGGGCCCGGCCGACCCGCGGCTGATGGCGGGCTCGCTCGCCCCCGGGGCCAAGCCGCCGGAGGCGTTGCGCGAGATCGATCTGACCATCGCCGCGGGCGAGACGGTGGCGCTGGTCGGCGAGACCGGCGCGGGCAAGTCCACCGTGATCAAGCTGCTTTCGCGGTTCTACGACCCGGATGCCGGCGTCGTCCGGGTCGACGGGCACGACCTGCGTTCACTCGACCTCGCCGGCTACCGCGGCCAGCTGGGTTACGTTCCGCAGGAGGCGTTCCTGTTCACCGGCACCGTCCGCGACAACATCGCGTACGGCCGGGCCGAGGCCACTGACGCGGAGGTGGAGGCGGCCGCCCGCACGGTCGGCGCGCACGATTTCGTCGCGTCGCTGTCCGGCGGCTACCGGCACGAGATCGCCGAACGCGGCCGGTCGCTTTCCGCCGGGCAGCGACAGTTGCTCGCGCTGGCCCGCGCCCAGCTCGTCGACCCGGCGATCCTGCTGCTGGACGAGGCGACGTCCAACCTCGACCTCGCCGCGGAGGCCCGCGTGGCCGCGGCCATGCAGACCCTCGCGCACGGCCGCACCACCATCGTCATCGCGCACCGCCTGCAGACCGCCCGCACCGCCGACCGGATCGTGGTGCTCGACCGCGGCCGCGTCGCCGAAACCGGCAGCCACGACGAGCTGCTCGCCCGCGAAGGCCGGTACGCCGGGATGTGGCAGGCGTTCGAGCTGCTTTCGGGGCGGGCGTGA
- a CDS encoding lytic polysaccharide monooxygenase auxiliary activity family 9 protein gives MKANRKLLPALAGAVLAPVLVLVSPAGIASAHGYVNSPASRQAQCAQHTVSCGQITYEPQSVEGPKGLHSCNGGLAQFADLNDDSKGWQATPVGTTATFTWTFTARHSTASYEYYVGNDLVASFDGHNQQPPETVSHQVDLSGHTGRQTVLAVWNIADTANAFYSCIDLQVG, from the coding sequence ATGAAAGCGAACCGGAAACTTCTCCCCGCACTAGCGGGCGCCGTGCTCGCACCGGTGCTCGTCCTGGTCAGTCCGGCCGGGATCGCGAGTGCGCACGGGTACGTCAACTCCCCCGCCAGCCGGCAGGCGCAGTGCGCGCAGCACACGGTCTCGTGCGGTCAGATCACCTACGAGCCCCAGAGCGTCGAAGGCCCCAAGGGCCTGCACAGCTGCAACGGCGGCCTGGCCCAGTTCGCCGACCTCAACGACGACAGCAAGGGCTGGCAGGCCACCCCGGTGGGCACCACGGCGACGTTCACCTGGACGTTCACCGCCCGGCACAGCACCGCCAGCTACGAGTACTACGTCGGCAACGACCTGGTGGCCAGCTTCGACGGCCACAACCAGCAGCCGCCGGAGACCGTCTCGCACCAGGTGGACCTCAGCGGCCACACCGGACGGCAGACCGTGCTGGCCGTGTGGAACATCGCCGACACGGCCAACGCGTTCTACTCCTGCATCGACCTGCAGGTCGGCTGA
- a CDS encoding polysaccharide deacetylase family protein: MTAPDDPAPDGPAAVTGLRPRDFVGYGRYPPQVRWPGGAKVVVNVVVNYEEGAEYSIPDGDGRNDGWGEYAYEVSPEVRDLGTETHYEFGSRVGIWRLARIFDRYDVPVSVGACAVALERNPAVAEWIRERGHDVVGHGWRWLDYSRMSLPDERDHLRRAIDSLERTMGQRPRGWYVRSFPSERTLDLLVEAGGFLYDSDPCNDELPYFTEAAGRELLIVPYSKVYNDTRYLLSPTYGSPAQFFESLRLGLDYLCEEADDGVGARMMTVGLHPRWSGQANRAAAIRDFIVYAAEKEGVRFMRRLDIAQWWLDHHTEWT, from the coding sequence GTGACCGCTCCTGATGACCCGGCTCCCGATGGCCCGGCTGCTGTGACCGGGCTGCGTCCGCGTGACTTCGTCGGTTATGGCCGGTACCCGCCGCAGGTGCGGTGGCCCGGCGGCGCGAAGGTCGTGGTGAACGTGGTCGTCAACTACGAGGAGGGCGCCGAATACTCGATCCCCGACGGTGACGGCCGCAACGACGGCTGGGGCGAGTACGCGTACGAGGTCAGCCCGGAGGTCCGCGACCTCGGCACCGAGACGCACTACGAGTTCGGCAGCCGGGTCGGGATCTGGCGGCTGGCGCGGATTTTCGACCGTTATGACGTTCCGGTGAGCGTCGGCGCGTGCGCGGTGGCGCTGGAGCGGAACCCGGCCGTGGCGGAGTGGATCCGCGAGCGCGGCCACGACGTCGTCGGCCATGGCTGGCGCTGGCTGGACTATTCCCGGATGTCCCTTCCGGACGAACGCGACCACCTGCGCCGCGCGATCGATTCGCTGGAGCGCACGATGGGCCAGCGTCCGCGGGGCTGGTACGTGCGGTCGTTCCCGAGCGAGCGGACGCTGGACCTGCTGGTGGAGGCGGGCGGCTTCCTGTACGACTCCGACCCGTGCAACGACGAGCTGCCGTACTTCACCGAGGCGGCCGGCCGTGAGCTGCTGATCGTGCCGTATTCCAAGGTGTACAACGACACCCGCTACCTGCTGAGCCCGACTTACGGCTCGCCCGCGCAGTTCTTCGAGAGCCTCCGCCTGGGCCTGGACTACTTGTGCGAGGAGGCCGACGACGGCGTCGGCGCCCGCATGATGACCGTCGGCCTGCACCCCCGCTGGAGCGGCCAGGCCAACCGCGCGGCGGCAATCCGTGACTTCATCGTGTACGCGGCGGAGAAGGAGGGCGTCCGCTTCATGCGGCGGCTGGATATTGCACAGTGGTGGCTGGATCATCACACGGAATGGACGTGA
- a CDS encoding long-chain-fatty-acid--CoA ligase, whose product MSFNLATMLRESALAEPGKDFLRFPTGALSYAEVDEVSGRVAAALRARGYRPGDKVALQLPNIPEFVSAYFGILKAGLVLVPLNPLLKAGEIAYHLADSDARLLITGAFSAEEARTALAEVPGVAAVLVGEVDATGWPDGTGAFAELLAAEGDDEIHPGAADDTAVLLYTSGTTGRPKGAELSHFSLYMTCTIGGQTFGTEPDDVVLAVLPFFHVYGLSSILNGAARHGRTISVVPRFEPKAVLAAIERDRVTIMAGVPTMYHALAAADSSGYDTSSLRIGSSGGAAIPEQVLRSFEAKFGIPVLEGYGLSESSSTATVNPGADRRKLLSIGKPIWGVQLRIVDEDDRPLPPGAEHVGEIVLRGHNITKGYYKRPEETAKAFRGGWFHTGDLGYVDEDGFAFVVDRKKDLVIRGGYNVYPREVEELLYTHPAVAEAAVLGEPDDRLGEEVVAVVSLKPGAVAEPDEIVAWAKERIAAYKYPRRVRIIDELPKGPTGKITKLLLREKS is encoded by the coding sequence ATGAGCTTCAACCTGGCCACCATGCTGCGGGAGTCGGCGCTCGCCGAGCCGGGCAAGGACTTCCTGCGGTTCCCGACCGGCGCGCTCAGCTACGCCGAGGTCGACGAGGTGTCCGGCCGTGTCGCGGCGGCGCTGCGGGCGCGCGGCTACCGGCCGGGGGACAAGGTGGCGCTGCAGCTGCCGAACATCCCGGAATTCGTGTCCGCCTACTTCGGCATCCTCAAGGCCGGGCTGGTGCTGGTCCCGCTGAACCCGCTGCTCAAGGCCGGGGAGATCGCCTACCACCTGGCGGATTCGGACGCCCGGCTGCTGATCACCGGCGCGTTTTCCGCCGAAGAGGCCCGGACCGCGCTCGCCGAGGTGCCGGGGGTGGCCGCGGTGCTCGTCGGCGAGGTCGACGCGACCGGCTGGCCGGACGGCACCGGCGCGTTCGCCGAGCTGCTCGCCGCCGAGGGCGACGACGAGATCCACCCCGGCGCGGCCGACGACACCGCGGTGCTGCTCTACACCAGCGGGACCACCGGACGTCCGAAAGGCGCCGAGCTGTCCCATTTCTCGCTGTACATGACGTGCACCATCGGAGGCCAGACGTTCGGCACCGAGCCCGATGACGTGGTGCTCGCCGTGCTGCCGTTCTTCCACGTCTACGGCCTGTCCAGCATCCTCAACGGCGCCGCGCGGCACGGCCGGACCATCTCCGTCGTGCCGAGGTTCGAACCGAAGGCGGTGCTGGCGGCGATCGAGCGCGACCGCGTGACGATCATGGCCGGCGTGCCCACGATGTACCACGCGCTGGCCGCGGCCGACAGCTCCGGTTACGACACGTCCAGCCTGCGCATCGGCAGCTCCGGCGGGGCGGCGATCCCGGAGCAGGTGCTGCGCTCGTTCGAGGCGAAGTTCGGCATCCCGGTGCTGGAGGGCTACGGGCTTTCGGAGTCCTCGTCGACCGCGACCGTCAACCCGGGCGCGGACCGGCGCAAGCTGCTGTCCATCGGCAAGCCGATCTGGGGCGTGCAGCTGCGGATCGTCGACGAGGACGACCGCCCGCTGCCGCCCGGCGCGGAGCACGTCGGCGAGATCGTGCTGCGCGGGCACAACATCACCAAGGGTTACTACAAGCGCCCGGAGGAGACGGCGAAGGCGTTCCGCGGCGGCTGGTTCCACACCGGCGACCTCGGCTACGTCGACGAGGACGGGTTCGCGTTCGTCGTGGACCGCAAGAAGGACCTGGTGATCCGCGGCGGTTACAACGTCTACCCGCGTGAGGTCGAGGAGCTGCTCTACACGCACCCGGCCGTCGCGGAGGCCGCCGTGCTCGGCGAGCCCGACGACCGGCTGGGCGAGGAGGTCGTCGCGGTCGTCTCGCTGAAGCCCGGCGCCGTCGCCGAACCCGACGAGATCGTGGCCTGGGCGAAGGAACGTATCGCGGCGTACAAGTATCCGCGCCGGGTGCGGATCATCGACGAGCTGCCGAAGGGGCCGACGGGGAAGATCACGAAGCTGCTGCTGCGGGAGAAGTCTTGA
- a CDS encoding MarR family winged helix-turn-helix transcriptional regulator gives MTITPPSGTKAVQAVRALARASRVLERSSAELNLAHYRVLSAIASGDERASRVAQRLALGRPAISSAVEALTKRGLLVRGDVDGDQRATALSLTPAGEELLARTEAEMVERVTGLAARTPDGDRLLEALGWLGSAIDEVMAEKAGTTPMTQPR, from the coding sequence ATGACGATCACCCCGCCCTCCGGGACCAAGGCCGTGCAGGCCGTGCGGGCGCTGGCCCGCGCCTCGCGCGTGCTGGAGCGCTCGTCCGCCGAGCTGAACCTGGCGCACTACCGCGTGCTGTCCGCCATCGCCTCGGGAGACGAGCGTGCTTCCCGTGTGGCGCAACGGCTCGCACTCGGGCGCCCGGCGATCAGCTCCGCTGTGGAGGCGCTGACGAAACGCGGCCTCCTGGTGCGCGGCGACGTCGACGGCGACCAGCGGGCGACCGCGCTGTCACTCACCCCGGCAGGCGAGGAGCTGCTCGCGCGGACCGAGGCCGAGATGGTCGAGCGCGTCACCGGCCTGGCCGCGCGCACCCCGGACGGAGACCGGCTGCTGGAGGCGCTGGGGTGGCTCGGCTCGGCGATCGACGAAGTCATGGCAGAGAAAGCAGGGACCACACCGATGACCCAGCCCCGGTGA
- a CDS encoding NAD-dependent epimerase/dehydratase family protein, with protein sequence MILVTGGLGFIGSHTVRALAEAGQECVLLQRRGPQLPPHLADLPVHVVQGDVADLDALLAAGKQYPITGIVHLATALPWKTTEADPITDTGRALEAFLNIVRAAQTLGVRRIVTASTIGVYHGAAEGALTEDQPLSFDYLHVIPTFKKITELLAGHLSHVTDVEIVNARISGTWGPGGHLPDPFFAASALALAAARRTAPDLSGLLVPPHAEDSLDLLYVKDTGRALALLQLAGELRHSTYNIASGRATSNTDVLTAIESVEPGFHFELPSAGPRPVNWLDITRLREDTGFEPRYGTAAAAAEYIAWLCAGNER encoded by the coding sequence ATGATCCTCGTTACCGGGGGCCTCGGTTTCATCGGCTCCCACACCGTCCGCGCGCTCGCCGAGGCCGGGCAGGAGTGCGTCCTGCTCCAGCGCCGCGGCCCGCAGCTCCCGCCGCACCTGGCCGATTTGCCGGTGCACGTCGTCCAGGGCGACGTCGCCGACCTCGACGCGTTGCTCGCCGCCGGCAAGCAGTACCCGATCACCGGGATCGTCCACCTCGCCACCGCGCTGCCGTGGAAAACCACGGAGGCGGACCCGATCACCGACACCGGCCGGGCGCTCGAGGCGTTCCTCAACATCGTCCGCGCCGCGCAGACCCTGGGCGTGCGGCGCATCGTCACCGCGAGCACCATCGGCGTCTACCACGGCGCGGCCGAGGGGGCGCTCACCGAGGACCAGCCCCTCTCCTTCGACTACCTCCACGTGATCCCGACGTTCAAGAAGATCACCGAGCTGCTCGCCGGCCACCTCTCGCACGTGACCGACGTCGAGATCGTCAACGCCCGGATCTCCGGCACCTGGGGGCCCGGGGGACACCTGCCCGACCCGTTCTTCGCCGCCTCGGCGCTGGCGCTGGCCGCCGCCCGGCGAACCGCGCCCGATCTGTCCGGGCTCCTCGTGCCGCCGCACGCCGAGGACTCGCTCGACCTGCTCTACGTCAAGGACACCGGCCGCGCGCTGGCGCTCCTGCAACTCGCCGGCGAGCTGCGCCACTCGACGTACAACATCGCTTCCGGCCGTGCCACCAGCAATACCGACGTGCTCACCGCGATCGAGTCCGTCGAGCCCGGCTTCCACTTCGAGTTGCCCTCGGCCGGGCCGCGCCCGGTGAACTGGCTCGACATCACGCGGCTGCGCGAGGACACCGGATTCGAGCCCCGGTACGGCACCGCCGCCGCGGCCGCCGAGTACATCGCCTGGCTCTGCGCCGGAAACGAGCGGTGA
- a CDS encoding MarR family winged helix-turn-helix transcriptional regulator: MSTEASPGADPHDVLGYLLKHVNLKFTALTDTALAPFGIDGKDLGTLRVLAHREPASQLQVAQTLGIDRTTMVALLDALEDKGIVRRQPDPADRRRNVVELTEQGLTTYDAATVAYRKAEKTFLAALSPSAAGQFRRALRTLLED, from the coding sequence GTGTCCACCGAAGCGAGCCCCGGCGCCGACCCGCACGACGTGCTGGGCTACCTCCTCAAGCACGTCAACCTGAAGTTCACGGCGCTGACGGACACCGCGCTCGCCCCGTTCGGCATCGACGGCAAAGACCTCGGGACGCTGCGGGTACTGGCCCACCGGGAGCCGGCGTCCCAGCTGCAGGTGGCGCAGACGCTCGGCATCGACCGCACGACGATGGTCGCGCTGCTGGACGCGCTCGAGGACAAGGGCATCGTCCGGCGGCAACCGGATCCGGCCGACCGGCGCCGGAACGTCGTCGAGCTCACCGAACAAGGGCTGACGACCTACGACGCCGCGACGGTCGCCTACCGGAAAGCCGAGAAGACGTTCCTCGCGGCGCTCAGCCCCAGCGCGGCCGGCCAGTTCCGCCGGGCGCTGCGGACCCTGCTGGAGGACTGA
- a CDS encoding alpha/beta fold hydrolase: protein MDVTLMRSDFKTVPVDGGSLAVEVAESDSVPVLAIHGVTSNCRLWNWLRASAPDLSLVMPDLRGRAGSFGVRGRSSLRQHAEDMVRVLDALGLDAVAVCGMSMGGFVAVELATEWPDRVRGLVLVDGGLPMSAPAGLTPEMLPAAFAPQLGRLARSFEGVDEYLAYFTRNSPLLDPADPLLRDNLAHDLVGGRVRLSSEAVLSDAEDVFFGESSWLGLAGPVELVCAEWSVGPDTPPAYPDGALAGFRSQLPTLREPRRIAGTDHAATIMTHAGAAVVADAIRDVMAD, encoded by the coding sequence ATGGACGTGACCCTTATGCGCAGCGACTTCAAGACGGTGCCGGTGGACGGTGGCTCCCTCGCCGTCGAGGTGGCGGAGTCCGATTCCGTGCCCGTGCTGGCGATCCACGGCGTGACGAGCAACTGCCGCCTGTGGAACTGGCTGCGCGCCTCGGCTCCGGACTTGTCACTGGTGATGCCGGACTTGCGCGGCCGGGCGGGGAGTTTCGGCGTGCGTGGCCGTTCTTCGCTGCGGCAACACGCGGAGGACATGGTGCGGGTGCTGGACGCGTTGGGCTTGGACGCGGTGGCCGTCTGCGGTATGTCGATGGGCGGTTTCGTGGCCGTCGAGCTGGCGACGGAGTGGCCGGACCGGGTGCGCGGGCTGGTTTTGGTGGACGGTGGGCTGCCGATGTCGGCGCCTGCGGGGCTTACTCCGGAGATGTTACCTGCTGCGTTCGCGCCCCAGCTGGGGCGGCTTGCTCGGTCGTTTGAGGGTGTTGACGAGTATTTGGCGTACTTCACGCGGAATAGTCCGCTGCTTGATCCTGCTGATCCGCTGCTGCGGGATAATCTTGCTCACGATTTGGTTGGCGGGCGAGTGCGGCTGAGTTCTGAAGCTGTGCTGTCGGATGCTGAGGATGTCTTTTTTGGCGAGTCCTCGTGGTTGGGCTTGGCTGGGCCGGTTGAGCTGGTGTGTGCTGAGTGGAGTGTTGGGCCGGATACTCCGCCTGCTTATCCGGATGGGGCTTTGGCCGGGTTCCGCTCTCAGCTGCCGACCCTCCGCGAGCCCCGGCGGATAGCAGGCACAGACCACGCGGCGACGATCATGACCCACGCTGGCGCCGCGGTGGTCGCCGACGCAATCCGCGATGTGATGGCTGACTAG